In the genome of Polaribacter sp. MED152, one region contains:
- a CDS encoding GDP-L-fucose synthase: MNKDSKIYIAGHRGMVGSAVWRALEKKGYTNLIGKTSGELDLKNQVAVLEFLKEAKPEAIIDAAARVGGILANNDFPYQFLMENLQIQNNLIDSALKCDINKFIFLGSSCIYPKLAPQPLKEEYLLTDSLEPTNEWYAIAKITGVKACQAIRKQFNKDFVSLMPTNLYGYFDNFDLKTSHVLPAMLRKFYEAKINGNSDVTLWGSGTPMREFLFVDDLAEAVVYALENKLPEYLYNVGSGKDITIKELAETMKRVIGHEGNIVWDVEKPDGTPRKLMDVSKMAALGWEYSTELQEGIEKTYQWFLENIEDIKEVKLT, from the coding sequence ATGAATAAAGATTCAAAGATTTATATAGCCGGTCATCGAGGAATGGTAGGTTCAGCTGTCTGGAGAGCCTTAGAAAAAAAAGGGTATACAAATTTAATAGGTAAAACTAGTGGAGAGTTAGATTTAAAAAACCAAGTGGCCGTTTTGGAGTTTCTAAAAGAAGCAAAACCAGAGGCTATTATTGATGCTGCTGCAAGAGTTGGTGGCATTTTGGCGAATAACGATTTTCCGTATCAATTTTTAATGGAGAATCTGCAAATTCAAAATAATTTAATTGATAGTGCGCTTAAATGTGATATCAATAAATTTATATTTTTAGGAAGTTCCTGTATTTATCCCAAGTTGGCTCCACAGCCACTTAAGGAAGAGTATTTGCTAACAGATTCATTAGAGCCAACCAACGAATGGTACGCAATAGCAAAAATAACCGGAGTTAAAGCTTGCCAAGCAATTAGAAAACAGTTCAATAAAGACTTCGTAAGCTTAATGCCAACAAATCTATATGGCTATTTTGATAATTTTGATTTGAAAACATCACATGTTTTACCGGCAATGTTAAGAAAGTTTTATGAAGCTAAAATAAATGGAAATTCAGATGTGACCTTATGGGGCAGTGGAACGCCCATGAGAGAATTTTTATTTGTGGACGATCTAGCAGAAGCAGTAGTATATGCTTTAGAGAATAAGTTGCCTGAATATTTGTATAATGTTGGTTCTGGTAAAGACATTACCATTAAAGAATTGGCAGAAACCATGAAAAGAGTTATAGGTCACGAAGGTAATATTGTATGGGATGTTGAGAAACCAGATGGAACGCCAAGAAAATTAATGGATGTTTCTAAAATGGCAGCTTTAGGTTGGGAGTATTCAACTGAATTGCAAGAAGGAATTGAAAAAACCTATCAATGGTTTTTAGAAAATATTGAAGATATTAAAGAAGTAAAGTTAACGTAG
- a CDS encoding UDP-glucose/GDP-mannose dehydrogenase family protein: MNIMVIGIGYVGLVSATCFAEMGNKVTCVDINENKIQKLNKGIIPIYEPGLEQMVFKNVENKNLFFTTELGKSIDDTELVFIAVGTPMDDDGSADLQYVLAVAKSIGKAMNKRLIVVDKSTVPVGTADKVRATIQTELDKRGENIEFHVVSNPEFLKEGAAIDDFMKPDRVVIGADSDYAFDLMKQLYSPFFRTHDRFITMDIRSAEMTKYAANAMLATKISFMNEIANICERVGADANKVRIGIGSDKRIGYSFIYPGTGYGGACFPKDVKALKTMAEENGYKANLIASVEKVNNNQKLVIAQKIINRFGEDLRGFTFGLWGLAFKPGTNDMREAPSINVVKELIKRGAKINAYDPKAMGEAKDFFFKGIKEVSYYNSKYEVLPNADALILLTEWKEFRSPDFQEIKQKLNYSVIFDGRNQYNAFNLEESGFEYYQVGK; encoded by the coding sequence ATGAATATAATGGTTATTGGTATAGGTTATGTCGGCTTAGTTTCTGCAACTTGCTTTGCAGAAATGGGTAACAAAGTCACCTGTGTTGATATTAATGAAAATAAAATTCAAAAATTAAATAAGGGCATTATTCCGATTTATGAACCAGGCTTGGAACAGATGGTTTTTAAGAATGTGGAAAATAAGAATTTGTTTTTCACAACAGAACTAGGTAAATCAATTGATGATACAGAGCTTGTATTTATTGCAGTAGGTACACCAATGGATGATGACGGTTCAGCCGACTTACAATACGTCTTAGCAGTAGCTAAATCTATTGGAAAGGCTATGAATAAGCGATTAATAGTCGTTGATAAATCTACGGTTCCTGTTGGTACAGCAGACAAGGTGAGGGCTACCATTCAAACTGAATTGGATAAAAGAGGAGAAAATATAGAGTTTCATGTCGTATCCAATCCTGAGTTTTTAAAAGAAGGAGCGGCTATCGATGATTTTATGAAACCAGATCGCGTCGTAATTGGTGCAGATTCCGATTATGCTTTCGATTTAATGAAACAATTGTATTCACCTTTTTTTAGAACTCACGATCGCTTTATAACTATGGATATTCGTTCGGCGGAAATGACGAAATATGCTGCAAACGCAATGTTAGCAACAAAAATTTCATTTATGAATGAGATTGCGAATATTTGTGAACGGGTAGGCGCAGATGCAAATAAAGTAAGAATTGGCATTGGTTCCGATAAAAGAATAGGGTATAGCTTTATTTATCCTGGTACTGGTTATGGAGGAGCTTGTTTTCCAAAGGATGTAAAAGCATTGAAAACGATGGCCGAAGAGAATGGGTATAAAGCAAATTTAATAGCTTCAGTGGAAAAAGTGAATAACAACCAAAAATTAGTAATTGCTCAAAAAATTATAAATCGTTTTGGTGAAGATTTAAGGGGTTTTACTTTTGGCTTATGGGGATTAGCTTTTAAGCCAGGTACAAATGATATGCGTGAAGCACCATCCATTAATGTGGTTAAGGAATTAATTAAAAGAGGGGCAAAAATAAACGCTTATGATCCGAAAGCTATGGGAGAGGCGAAAGATTTTTTCTTTAAAGGAATTAAGGAAGTATCCTATTACAATTCAAAATATGAGGTGCTACCAAACGCTGATGCCTTAATTCTATTAACAGAGTGGAAAGAATTTCGATCTCCAGATTTTCAAGAAATTAAGCAAAAATTAAATTATTCGGTTATCTTTGATGGCCGTAATCAATACAATGCCTTTAATTTAGAAGAAAGTGGTTTTGAATATTATCAAGTTGGAAAGTAG
- a CDS encoding Gfo/Idh/MocA family protein gives MKNFGLIGAAGYIAPRHLKAIKDTNNNLVCALDKFDSVGVMDSYFPNAHFFVEFERFDRHIEKLKRNGQFLDYISICTPNYLHDAHIRMALRAGADAICEKPLVLNPWNIDALQEIEMQYGKQIHTILQLRLHPSIIQLRNKIKNQHSKTKHEVDLTYITSRGKWYDISWKGALEKSGGIATNIGVHFFDMLSWIFGKVQTIETHLHEPHKAAGYLEFENARVRWFLSIDANDLPLDIKEKQQRTFRSITVGGQELEFSNGFTDLHTLSYQEILKGNGFAINEAKSSIEIIHAIRSQGETNKYDKHPFL, from the coding sequence ATGAAGAACTTCGGATTAATTGGAGCTGCAGGGTATATTGCGCCTAGACATCTAAAAGCAATCAAAGACACCAACAACAACTTAGTTTGTGCCTTAGATAAATTTGATTCGGTCGGCGTTATGGATTCATATTTTCCTAATGCGCATTTCTTTGTGGAATTTGAACGCTTTGATCGTCACATAGAAAAATTAAAACGAAATGGGCAGTTTCTAGATTATATCAGCATTTGTACTCCGAATTATTTACATGATGCCCATATTCGTATGGCGTTACGTGCTGGGGCTGACGCGATTTGTGAAAAGCCATTGGTGTTGAATCCTTGGAATATTGATGCCTTGCAAGAAATTGAAATGCAGTATGGGAAACAAATCCATACTATTTTGCAATTGCGTTTGCACCCAAGCATCATTCAGTTAAGAAACAAAATTAAAAATCAGCACTCAAAAACCAAACATGAAGTAGATTTAACCTATATCACTTCTCGTGGCAAATGGTATGATATTTCATGGAAGGGAGCTTTAGAAAAATCGGGAGGAATAGCGACGAATATTGGAGTGCATTTTTTTGACATGCTGTCTTGGATTTTTGGAAAGGTTCAAACTATTGAAACACATCTGCATGAACCCCATAAAGCGGCTGGGTATTTAGAATTTGAAAATGCTAGAGTCCGTTGGTTTCTATCCATAGATGCAAATGATTTACCATTAGACATTAAAGAAAAACAACAACGTACGTTTCGTTCTATTACTGTAGGTGGGCAAGAATTGGAATTTAGTAATGGCTTTACGGATTTACATACGTTGTCTTACCAAGAAATTTTAAAAGGCAATGGATTTGCTATCAATGAAGCCAAATCATCAATTGAAATTATTCACGCCATTCGTAGTCAGGGAGAAACTAATAAATATGATAAGCACCCTTTTTTATGA
- a CDS encoding nucleotide sugar dehydrogenase produces MSTTKIGVIGLGYVGLPLANLFAKKYAVVGFDIKPDRILALKEGVDATLEVEKKELVNVLKKVDDQENGLFFTDQSSDLKGCDYYIITVPTPVDINNQADLTPLIKASETVGQVMQKDAIVIYESTVYPGVTEDTCVPVLAKTSGLNYNSDFFVGYSPERVNPGDKNRSIENILKITSASTPEIAKQVDQLYQSVIVAGTHLATSIKVAEAAKVIENSQRDINIAFVNELAKIFSLMNINTQEVLVAAGTKWNFLPFKPGLVGGHCIGVDPYYLAQRAQQIGYYPGIILAGRRINDSMGDYVASQVIKLMVSRKVPIENASILVLGIAFKENCPDIRNSKVIDVVSALQEYGTRVTVFDPWADPKEVDQVYGIEAVNQLPNKKYDGIVLAVAHDEFLSINLKEIKKELSVVYDVKGILPKEMVDKSL; encoded by the coding sequence ATGAGTACAACAAAAATTGGTGTGATTGGTTTGGGGTATGTTGGACTACCTCTAGCAAATCTTTTTGCGAAAAAGTATGCGGTGGTGGGTTTTGATATTAAGCCAGATAGAATTCTAGCTCTAAAAGAAGGTGTAGATGCGACTTTGGAAGTAGAGAAAAAAGAACTGGTAAACGTTTTGAAGAAGGTTGATGATCAAGAAAACGGATTGTTTTTTACGGATCAATCATCAGACTTGAAAGGATGTGATTATTATATCATTACTGTTCCTACACCAGTGGATATTAACAATCAAGCGGATTTGACGCCATTGATAAAGGCTAGTGAAACTGTTGGGCAGGTAATGCAGAAAGATGCTATTGTTATCTATGAATCAACCGTGTATCCTGGAGTAACTGAAGATACTTGTGTACCTGTTTTGGCAAAAACCTCTGGTTTAAACTATAACTCAGATTTTTTTGTGGGATATTCTCCAGAGCGTGTAAACCCTGGTGATAAAAACCGGTCGATTGAAAACATTTTAAAAATTACGTCAGCTTCTACTCCTGAAATAGCCAAACAAGTTGATCAATTGTATCAATCAGTTATTGTAGCAGGTACACATTTGGCAACAAGTATTAAAGTTGCGGAGGCTGCAAAAGTAATTGAAAACTCGCAACGAGACATTAATATTGCATTCGTCAATGAATTGGCAAAAATCTTTAGTTTAATGAATATCAATACCCAAGAAGTATTGGTAGCAGCAGGTACGAAATGGAATTTCTTGCCCTTTAAACCAGGACTGGTAGGTGGGCATTGTATTGGTGTAGATCCTTATTATTTGGCACAGAGAGCGCAGCAAATTGGGTATTATCCAGGTATTATTTTAGCCGGTAGAAGAATTAATGATAGTATGGGAGATTATGTGGCCTCCCAAGTGATTAAATTGATGGTTTCACGGAAGGTGCCAATCGAAAACGCTAGTATTTTAGTATTAGGAATTGCATTTAAAGAGAATTGTCCTGATATTCGAAATTCTAAAGTTATCGATGTGGTTTCTGCGCTACAAGAATATGGTACAAGGGTAACCGTATTCGACCCTTGGGCTGATCCAAAAGAGGTGGATCAGGTTTATGGAATTGAAGCAGTGAATCAATTGCCAAATAAGAAATACGATGGTATTGTTTTGGCGGTAGCTCATGATGAGTTTCTAAGCATAAATTTAAAAGAAATAAAAAAAGAACTTTCGGTAGTATATGATGTAAAAGGTATATTACCTAAGGAAATGGTAGATAAAAGTTTATAA
- a CDS encoding HU family DNA-binding protein: MIKLKSISRPNPQDRTTENKFYAQAVSTGTTDLERLAYLVSNQSTVREADCYAVLLSLLHNISDELKQGKIVKLDKLGSFQIGVNSEGILNEDELTVAAVKKAHINFRPDKRLRNVLSSVSYTLS; this comes from the coding sequence ATGATTAAACTTAAATCAATTTCACGTCCGAATCCACAGGACAGAACAACGGAAAATAAATTTTATGCGCAAGCCGTATCTACAGGAACAACAGATCTAGAACGATTGGCCTATTTAGTATCCAATCAAAGTACAGTGAGAGAAGCAGATTGCTATGCTGTTTTACTTTCTTTACTGCACAATATTTCCGACGAACTAAAACAAGGAAAAATTGTAAAATTGGATAAGTTGGGTTCATTTCAGATTGGTGTAAATTCAGAAGGAATTTTAAACGAAGATGAATTGACTGTTGCTGCAGTGAAAAAGGCACATATCAATTTTAGACCAGACAAACGTTTGCGAAATGTATTGTCAAGCGTAAGTTATACGCTGAGCTAG
- a CDS encoding folylpolyglutamate synthase/dihydrofolate synthase family protein yields the protein MTYQQTLDWMFAQLPMYQKEGKTAFKKDLTNIVAFSKVLEHPEKKFKSIHVGGTNGKGSTSHMLASVLQEAGYKVGLYTSPHLKSFTERIRINGDEIPKEKVTSFIAKHQTFLKEQQLSFFEMTVGLAFDYFAKEKVDVTIVEVGLGGRLDSTNIISPEIAVITNIGLDHVQILGDTLPKIASEKAGIIKPKIPLVIGERQPEVEHVFLEKAKALDAKIQFASDTNYEYATDLLGKYQKANVKTAVTAIHNLYTFKVSEKAIQKGLLNVVQNTNLQGRWQILKEAPKVICDTAHNKEGLQTVMKQLQKETYHKLHIVLGVVSDKDLDDILPLFPTNATYYFCMPNIPRGLSAEALMQKASKYNLKGNFFESVQMAYQEALTIANQQDVIYIGGSTFVIAEII from the coding sequence ATGACCTACCAACAAACCTTAGATTGGATGTTTGCACAACTTCCAATGTATCAAAAGGAGGGAAAAACTGCTTTCAAAAAAGACCTAACGAATATCGTTGCTTTTTCTAAGGTTTTAGAACATCCAGAAAAAAAGTTTAAAAGCATCCATGTTGGTGGGACTAATGGTAAAGGCTCTACATCTCACATGTTGGCTTCTGTTTTGCAAGAGGCAGGCTATAAGGTAGGTTTGTATACGTCACCGCATTTAAAAAGTTTTACAGAACGCATTCGAATTAATGGTGATGAGATTCCGAAAGAAAAGGTAACCTCATTTATTGCAAAACATCAAACGTTTTTAAAAGAACAACAGCTTTCCTTTTTTGAAATGACAGTTGGTTTGGCTTTCGATTATTTTGCTAAAGAGAAAGTAGATGTTACTATTGTCGAAGTGGGTTTAGGTGGTCGATTGGATTCTACAAACATCATCTCTCCAGAAATAGCGGTGATTACGAATATCGGTTTAGATCATGTGCAAATTTTAGGAGATACATTGCCAAAAATTGCATCAGAAAAAGCCGGAATTATCAAACCAAAGATACCATTGGTTATAGGTGAAAGGCAACCTGAGGTTGAACATGTGTTTCTAGAAAAAGCAAAAGCATTAGATGCCAAAATTCAATTTGCTTCAGATACCAATTATGAATATGCAACAGATTTATTAGGGAAATACCAAAAAGCCAATGTGAAAACGGCTGTTACAGCCATTCATAATTTATACACTTTTAAAGTTTCAGAAAAAGCCATCCAAAAAGGATTATTAAATGTGGTTCAGAACACCAATTTACAAGGAAGGTGGCAGATTTTAAAAGAAGCACCAAAAGTCATTTGTGATACAGCGCATAATAAAGAGGGTTTGCAAACTGTAATGAAGCAACTTCAAAAAGAAACGTACCACAAATTACACATAGTACTTGGTGTAGTTTCTGATAAAGACTTGGATGATATTTTACCCTTATTTCCTACAAATGCAACCTATTATTTTTGTATGCCAAATATTCCAAGAGGTTTATCAGCAGAAGCATTAATGCAAAAGGCGTCAAAATACAATCTTAAAGGTAATTTTTTTGAAAGTGTTCAAATGGCGTATCAAGAAGCATTAACAATTGCTAATCAACAAGATGTCATTTATATTGGTGGTAGTACATTCGTAATTGCAGAAATAATATAA
- a CDS encoding adenylyltransferase/cytidyltransferase family protein — protein MKIGITFSAFDLLHAGHITMLEDAKRQCDYLICGLQTDPTLDRPEKNMPVQSVVERYIQLKGCRFVDEIVPYATEQDLEDVLRSFKVDVRIIGEEYASKQFTGRKYCEEKGIELYFNKREHRFSSSGLRKEVQEKENLKGKEK, from the coding sequence ATGAAAATAGGAATAACTTTTAGTGCCTTCGATTTATTACATGCAGGGCATATCACGATGCTAGAGGATGCAAAACGCCAGTGCGATTATTTAATTTGTGGGTTACAAACAGATCCAACTTTAGATCGTCCTGAAAAAAACATGCCAGTACAATCTGTAGTAGAACGTTACATTCAATTAAAAGGATGTAGGTTTGTAGATGAGATTGTACCCTATGCTACAGAGCAAGATTTAGAAGATGTATTACGCTCTTTTAAGGTTGATGTAAGAATTATTGGTGAAGAATATGCCAGTAAGCAATTTACGGGTAGAAAATACTGCGAAGAAAAAGGAATAGAATTATATTTTAATAAAAGAGAACACCGTTTTTCAAGCAGTGGACTTAGAAAGGAAGTACAGGAGAAAGAAAATTTAAAAGGTAAAGAGAAATAA
- a CDS encoding adenylyltransferase/cytidyltransferase family protein translates to MKKKAIIVSGYFNPIHKGHLEYFNNAKALADELFVIVNSDLQRGLKGSKEFQKEDERLFIVQNIKAVDKAIISIDKDRTVCESIRSLQEKYGDDYQLGFANGGDQDNNSIPEAPICNELGIQLIDGLGDKIQSSSWLLGKK, encoded by the coding sequence ATGAAGAAAAAAGCAATTATCGTTTCTGGTTATTTTAATCCAATTCACAAAGGTCATTTAGAATATTTTAACAATGCTAAAGCATTGGCAGATGAGTTGTTTGTTATCGTAAATAGCGATTTGCAAAGAGGTTTAAAGGGTTCTAAAGAATTTCAAAAAGAAGATGAACGTTTGTTTATTGTACAGAATATTAAGGCTGTAGATAAAGCAATTATTTCTATTGATAAAGACAGAACTGTGTGTGAATCAATTCGTTCTTTACAAGAAAAGTATGGAGATGACTATCAATTAGGTTTTGCAAACGGAGGAGATCAAGACAATAATTCTATTCCAGAAGCTCCAATTTGTAATGAATTAGGAATACAACTTATTGATGGTTTGGGAGATAAAATACAATCTTCTTCTTGGTTGTTAGGAAAAAAATAA
- a CDS encoding biopolymer transporter ExbD, with product MNLRGRNKVDPSFNMSSMTDIVFLLLIFFMLTSTLVTVSAIDVLLPKAGGKTENSKSVAVSITNNSQFYIDKTKVSSANLENEILKSVGSDKKKTIVIRGDKDVPYKNVMQVIDIANKNKLKMILAVKGK from the coding sequence ATGAATTTAAGAGGAAGAAATAAAGTAGACCCATCATTCAATATGTCATCAATGACAGATATTGTTTTTCTGCTGTTGATATTTTTTATGTTAACATCAACTTTAGTCACTGTTAGTGCCATTGATGTATTATTGCCAAAAGCAGGTGGTAAAACAGAGAATAGTAAGTCAGTAGCAGTTTCTATTACCAATAACTCACAATTCTATATTGATAAAACAAAGGTTTCATCAGCTAATTTAGAGAATGAAATATTGAAAAGTGTGGGTTCAGATAAAAAGAAAACCATTGTTATTAGGGGTGATAAAGATGTACCTTATAAAAATGTAATGCAAGTGATAGACATTGCTAACAAGAATAAATTAAAAATGATTCTAGCTGTAAAAGGAAAGTGA
- a CDS encoding MotA/TolQ/ExbB proton channel family protein, whose product MISFFQENAAIIEDSVSEEKTLSIYKLIMDGGLGGQIIIAILFVLLAVALYIYFERIFAIKAASKVDKNFMNQIKDYVSNGKLESANALCNSKNTPTARLISKGISRIGKPLEDINTAIETTGKLEIYELEKNVSVLATVAGAAPMIGFLGTVIGMIVAIHEIANAGGQIDIKMLSDGLYTAMTTTVAGLIVGIIAYITYNHLVVRTNKVVYQMEAKSVEFLDLLNEPV is encoded by the coding sequence ATGATATCATTTTTTCAAGAGAATGCAGCAATAATAGAAGATTCAGTTTCAGAAGAAAAAACCTTGTCTATCTATAAACTTATTATGGATGGTGGTTTAGGAGGTCAAATTATAATAGCCATTTTATTTGTGCTTTTGGCAGTGGCTTTGTACATCTATTTTGAACGTATTTTTGCAATAAAAGCAGCTTCTAAAGTAGATAAAAACTTCATGAATCAAATTAAAGATTACGTTTCTAATGGCAAATTAGAATCTGCTAATGCTTTATGTAACAGTAAAAATACACCAACAGCAAGATTAATATCAAAAGGAATTTCTAGAATTGGTAAACCCTTAGAGGATATAAATACAGCCATAGAAACTACTGGTAAATTAGAAATTTACGAATTAGAAAAAAATGTTTCAGTCTTGGCAACAGTTGCTGGTGCAGCACCAATGATTGGTTTTCTAGGTACTGTAATTGGTATGATTGTAGCCATTCATGAAATTGCAAATGCAGGTGGACAAATAGATATAAAAATGTTGTCTGATGGTTTATACACAGCAATGACTACTACAGTTGCTGGTTTAATTGTAGGTATTATTGCATACATAACATATAATCATTTAGTAGTTAGAACCAATAAAGTGGTGTATCAAATGGAAGCGAAATCTGTTGAGTTTCTAGATCTTTTAAATGAACCTGTTTAA
- the nhaD gene encoding sodium:proton antiporter NhaD, whose protein sequence is MESIIIIVFVLGYLAITLEHNIKLDKLIPALVMMAVCWAIVALGVDSFSNWFDSSNHALVDNFASLVHDDKMHLVEETLLHHLGKTAEILVFLLGAMTIVEIIDYFDGFSTIKNYVNFKSKKKLLWMFSVLAFILSAIIDNLTATIVLISILQKIVKTREDRIWFAGLIIIAANAGGAFSPIGDVTTTMLWIGDKVSTGMLFIYLFLPSLLCMVVPSFIASMLPAFKGDIDFDPNEVDKPKSKYSGRMLLIGLGAIVFVPVFKTVTHLPPYVGMMLSLGIVATCAEIYSRRKFSLSSVEGEQADEHDEHAAHSPVHSSLSKIEMPSILFFLGILMAVAALESLGILFNFADSLKTSVPLMGTELEGTQVSDLVVILLGVGSAVIDNVPLVAASLGMFSEPLDNPLWHFIAFSAGTGGSMLIIGSAAGVVAMGMEKIDFFWYLKKISWLALVGFLVGSVSFIILRMFV, encoded by the coding sequence ATGGAATCAATAATTATAATAGTATTTGTATTAGGTTACTTAGCCATTACATTAGAGCATAACATTAAGTTAGATAAACTTATACCAGCCTTAGTAATGATGGCTGTTTGTTGGGCAATTGTTGCACTTGGGGTAGATAGTTTCTCTAATTGGTTTGACTCAAGCAATCATGCTTTGGTAGATAATTTTGCCTCTTTAGTGCATGATGATAAAATGCATTTGGTAGAAGAAACCTTATTACATCATTTAGGTAAAACTGCAGAGATTTTAGTTTTCCTTTTAGGTGCAATGACTATTGTAGAGATTATTGATTATTTTGATGGATTTTCTACCATTAAAAACTATGTAAACTTTAAGAGTAAAAAGAAGTTATTGTGGATGTTTTCTGTGTTAGCTTTTATCTTATCAGCAATTATAGATAACCTTACAGCAACAATTGTATTAATTTCAATTTTACAGAAAATTGTAAAAACAAGAGAAGACAGAATTTGGTTTGCAGGTTTAATTATTATTGCAGCCAATGCAGGTGGGGCTTTTTCTCCTATTGGAGATGTAACCACAACCATGCTTTGGATTGGCGATAAAGTAAGTACAGGAATGTTATTTATTTACCTTTTCTTACCATCATTATTATGTATGGTAGTGCCTTCTTTTATTGCATCAATGTTACCAGCATTTAAGGGTGATATCGATTTTGATCCTAATGAGGTTGATAAACCAAAAAGTAAGTATAGTGGACGTATGTTACTAATTGGGTTAGGAGCAATCGTTTTTGTACCTGTATTTAAAACAGTTACTCACTTACCACCTTATGTAGGTATGATGTTGTCTTTAGGTATTGTTGCTACTTGTGCAGAAATATACAGTAGAAGAAAATTCTCATTATCTAGTGTAGAAGGTGAGCAAGCAGATGAGCATGATGAGCATGCAGCACATAGTCCTGTACATTCGTCATTATCTAAAATAGAAATGCCAAGTATTTTATTTTTCTTAGGTATTTTAATGGCAGTTGCAGCTTTAGAATCGTTAGGAATTCTATTCAATTTTGCAGATAGTTTAAAAACTAGTGTACCTTTAATGGGTACAGAATTAGAAGGTACTCAAGTATCAGATTTAGTAGTAATTTTATTAGGTGTTGGTTCTGCAGTGATTGATAATGTACCTCTAGTAGCAGCAAGTTTAGGTATGTTTTCAGAACCTTTAGATAATCCTTTATGGCATTTTATTGCATTTTCTGCAGGTACAGGAGGTAGTATGTTAATTATTGGTTCTGCAGCAGGTGTAGTTGCAATGGGTATGGAAAAGATTGATTTCTTTTGGTACTTAAAGAAAATATCTTGGTTAGCTTTAGTAGGCTTTCTAGTAGGTTCTGTATCTTTTATTATTTTAAGAATGTTTGTATAA